In one Ananas comosus cultivar F153 linkage group 12, ASM154086v1, whole genome shotgun sequence genomic region, the following are encoded:
- the LOC109718120 gene encoding uncharacterized protein LOC109718120 isoform X1: MLTNGIERERDPREREDMERVASLHLLLLLFCFSYLIFSSHAIPSTTTNSGSQRMVKKGFPPSSGTTQVSKRGNRFEEIEFRGFGRMDLEIEDYPGSGANDRHTPKPPERS; this comes from the exons ATGCTAACAAAtggtatagagagagaaagagatccaagagagagagaggacatgGAAAGAGTTGCATCTCTTCATTTGCTATTGCTTCTATTTTGCTTCTCTTATCTCATCTTCTCCTCCCATGCAATACCTTCAACAA CTACCAATTCAGGGTCTCAAAGAATGGTGAAGAAAGGCTTTCCACCTTCAAGTGGCACAACTCAG GTCAGCAAGCGAGGAAATCGATTCGAAGAAATCGAATTCCGCGGATTCGGGAGGATGGATTTAGAGATCGAAGACTATCCGGGATCGGGCGCGAACGATCGTCACACGCCGAAACCGCCGGAGAGGAGCTGA
- the LOC109718193 gene encoding transcription factor bHLH47-like: MLDSSQSTVSENPTSTANSVTEKSTDGSPPNRKCQGKVPKKIHKAEREKLKRDQLNDLFLELGNLLESDRQNSGKASILGDTTRILRDLLSQVECLRKENAALQTESRYVTTEKNELKDENTALQTQITELQNELQARMGYDHPVWTNRTDSLSRLATPHPAISIQPPHHHNRHHPQPLAQPPPAVIGLVCPTPPRELQLFPVSEPAREEGEAPSNVRRPHARYPASLDSWPGQLLHTSLVVTRTPDEQCSSSGLTLTTNTLEENPR; this comes from the exons GTCTCCTCCTAACAGAAAATGCCAAGGGAAGGTCCCGAAGAAAATACACAAagctgagagagagaaacttaaaCGCGACCAGTTAAATGACCTCTTCCTTGAGCTGGGTAATTTGCTAG AATCGGACCGACAAAATAGCGGAAAGGCATCCATATTGGGCGACACTACTCGAATATTGCGCGATCTCCTTTCTCAAGTGGAGTGTCTCAGAAAGGAAAATGCTGCTCTACAGACCGAATCTCGCTAC GTAACTACAGAAAAGAACGAACTAAAAGACGAGAACACGGCACTCCAAACCCAAATTACCGAACTACAAAACGAGCTTCAGGCAAGAATGGGCTATGATCATCCGGTATGGACCAACCGCACAGATTCTCTAAGCCGTCTCGCCACCCCTCACCCTGCAATTTCGATCCAACCGCCCCACCACCACAACCGCCATCACCCCCAGCCACTGGCGCAGCCTCCGCCTGCCGTTATCGGGCTGGTCTGCCCAACCCCGCCCCGAGAGCTCCAGCTCTTCCCGGTGTCGGAGCCAGCAcgggaggagggcgaggcgccCTCCAACGTGAGGCGGCCGCATGCGAGATACCCAGCTTCATTGGATTCTTGGCCAGGGCAACTGCTTCATACTAGCCTTGTAGTAACAAGAACACCAGATGAGCAATGTAGTAGTAGTGGCCTTACTCTCACAACCAACACTCTGGAAGAGAACCCTAGATAA
- the LOC109718192 gene encoding probable methyltransferase PMT2 isoform X1, with protein MAIKGNSADNRTRSSLSIIIVVGLCCFFYVLGAWQKSGFGKGDSIALAITKQTECTVSTNLNFETHHSVANLDKSVNNSETETFKPCDDHYTDYTPCQDQRRAMTFPRNNMIYRERHCPPEEEKLYCLIPAPKGYVAPFPWPKSRDYVPFANAPYKSLTVEKAVQNWVQFEGNVFRFPGGGTQFPQGADKYIDQLASVIPIANGTVRTALDTGCGVASWGAYLLKRNVLAMSFAPRDSHEAQVQFALERGVPAVIGVLGSIKLPYPSRAFDMAHCSRCLIPWGENDGMYMMEVDRVLRPGGYWVLSGPPINWKTHYQSWQRTKEDLEEEQRKIEDFAKLLCWEKVTEIAEIAIWRKRINTDSCPERQDEPRVPMCESTNPDDVWYKKMEVCISRYPEVSTPKEVAGGELRPFPERLNAVPPRIASGSVRSFSVESFQKENSLWQKHVQAYKKVNKLLDTGRYRNIMDMNAGVGSFAAAIESPKLWVMNVVPTAAESSTLGVIYERGLIGIYHDWCEAFSTYPRTYDLIHANGVFSLYQNKCKMEDILLEMDRILRPEGAVIFRDNVDVLIKVNKVISGMRWNTKMTDHEDGPFVPEKILYAVKQYWVGGSDSA; from the exons ATGGCTATAAAAGGGAATTCAGCTGACAACAGGACTAGAAGTTCCTTATCCATTATTATTGTAGTTGGTCTCTGTTGCTTCTTCTATGTATTGGGTGCTTGGCAAAAGAGTGGTTTCGGAAAGGGGGATAGCATAGCTCTTGCAATCACTAAGCAAACCGAATGCACCGTCTCGACAAACCTAAATTTCGAGACCCATCATAGCGTAGCCAACCTTGACAAGAGTGTTAATAACTCGGAAACGGAAACTTTCAAACCATGTGATGACCATTACACTGATTACACTCCTTGTCAAGATCAAAGGCGGGCCATGACCTTCCCTAGGAACAATATGATCTATAGGGAGAGGCACTGTCCTCCGGAGGAGGAGAAGCTTTATTGTCTTATTCCGGCCCCTAAGGGATATGTTGCTCCTTTTCCATGGCCTAAGAGCCGCGACTATGTTCCATTTGCTAATGCGCCTTATAAGAGCTTGACGGTGGAGAAGGCGGTTCAGAATTGGGTTCAGTTTGAGGGGAATGTGTTTAGGTTCCCTGGTGGTGGGACGCAATTTCCTCAAGGTGCAGATAAGTATATTGACCAGCTCGCTTCGGTTATTCCTATTGCTAATGGGACGGTGAGAACTGCGCTCGACACTGGCTGTGGG GTTGCAAGTTGGGGAGCTTACCTATTGAAAAGGAATGTATTAGCCATGTCATTTGCACCAAGAGACTCTCATGAGGCACAGGTCCAGTTTGCACTTGAGAGAGGTGTGCCCGCAGTTATTGGTGTTCTTGGATCCATAAAGCTTCCATATCCTTCTAGAGCCTTCGATATGGCCCACTGTTCACGGTGTTTGATTCCTTGGGGCGAAAATG ATGGAATGTACATGATGGAAGTCGATAGAGTTTTAAGGCCTGGTGGTTACTGGGTGCTTTCGGGCCCGCCCATTAACTGGAAGACTCACTACCAGTCGTGGCAGCGTACAAAGGAGGATCTCGAGGAGGAACAGAGGAAGATCGAGGATTTTGCTAAACTTCTTTGCTGGGAAAAGGTTACCGAGATTGCTGAGATTGCCATatggagaaaaagaataaataccGATTCTTGTCCAGAGAGGCAAGATGAGCCACGTGTTCCTATGTGTGAATCGACAAACCCTGATGATGTCTG GTACAAGAAAATGGAGGTTTGCATAAGCCGTTATCCCGAGGTTAGCACTCCCAAAGAAGTTGCGGGGGGCGAACTGAGGCCATTTCCAGAGAGGCTAAATGCTGTCCCTCCTCGAATAGCCAGTGGTTCCGTCCGCAGCTTTTCTGTTGAGTCATTTCAAAAGGAGAATTCGTTGTGGCAAAAGCATGTTCAGGCTTATAAGAAAGTCAATAAGTTACTTGACACGGGACGGTATCGCAACATAATGGACATGAATGCTGGCGTGGGAAGCTTCGCTGCCGCAATTGAGTCCCCAAAACTATGGGTTATGAATGTTGTGCCCACTGCTGCCGAGTCATCTACGTTGGGTGTCATCTACGAGCGAGGGTTGATCGGCATTTATCATGATTG GTGTGAAGCATTTTCAACTTATCCTAGGACTTACGACCTTATACATGCCAATGGTGTCTTCAGCTTGTACCAGAACAA GTGCAAAATGGAAGACATTCTCTTAGAAATGGATCGGATTTTGCGCCCAGAAGGTGCAGTTATATTCCGAGATAATGTCGACGTCTTGATTAAAGTAAATAAAGTAATTAGTGGGATGAGATGGAACACGAAGATGACGGATCACGAGGACGGCCCTTTTGTCCCCGAGAAGATACTTTACGCTGTTAAGCAGTATTGGGTCGGCGGGAGCGATAGTGCTTGA
- the LOC109718192 gene encoding probable methyltransferase PMT2 isoform X2, with protein MSFCAWKAEDLVASWGAYLLKRNVLAMSFAPRDSHEAQVQFALERGVPAVIGVLGSIKLPYPSRAFDMAHCSRCLIPWGENDGMYMMEVDRVLRPGGYWVLSGPPINWKTHYQSWQRTKEDLEEEQRKIEDFAKLLCWEKVTEIAEIAIWRKRINTDSCPERQDEPRVPMCESTNPDDVWYKKMEVCISRYPEVSTPKEVAGGELRPFPERLNAVPPRIASGSVRSFSVESFQKENSLWQKHVQAYKKVNKLLDTGRYRNIMDMNAGVGSFAAAIESPKLWVMNVVPTAAESSTLGVIYERGLIGIYHDWCEAFSTYPRTYDLIHANGVFSLYQNKCKMEDILLEMDRILRPEGAVIFRDNVDVLIKVNKVISGMRWNTKMTDHEDGPFVPEKILYAVKQYWVGGSDSA; from the exons ATGAGCTTTTGTGCCTGGAAAGCAGAAGATCTG GTTGCAAGTTGGGGAGCTTACCTATTGAAAAGGAATGTATTAGCCATGTCATTTGCACCAAGAGACTCTCATGAGGCACAGGTCCAGTTTGCACTTGAGAGAGGTGTGCCCGCAGTTATTGGTGTTCTTGGATCCATAAAGCTTCCATATCCTTCTAGAGCCTTCGATATGGCCCACTGTTCACGGTGTTTGATTCCTTGGGGCGAAAATG ATGGAATGTACATGATGGAAGTCGATAGAGTTTTAAGGCCTGGTGGTTACTGGGTGCTTTCGGGCCCGCCCATTAACTGGAAGACTCACTACCAGTCGTGGCAGCGTACAAAGGAGGATCTCGAGGAGGAACAGAGGAAGATCGAGGATTTTGCTAAACTTCTTTGCTGGGAAAAGGTTACCGAGATTGCTGAGATTGCCATatggagaaaaagaataaataccGATTCTTGTCCAGAGAGGCAAGATGAGCCACGTGTTCCTATGTGTGAATCGACAAACCCTGATGATGTCTG GTACAAGAAAATGGAGGTTTGCATAAGCCGTTATCCCGAGGTTAGCACTCCCAAAGAAGTTGCGGGGGGCGAACTGAGGCCATTTCCAGAGAGGCTAAATGCTGTCCCTCCTCGAATAGCCAGTGGTTCCGTCCGCAGCTTTTCTGTTGAGTCATTTCAAAAGGAGAATTCGTTGTGGCAAAAGCATGTTCAGGCTTATAAGAAAGTCAATAAGTTACTTGACACGGGACGGTATCGCAACATAATGGACATGAATGCTGGCGTGGGAAGCTTCGCTGCCGCAATTGAGTCCCCAAAACTATGGGTTATGAATGTTGTGCCCACTGCTGCCGAGTCATCTACGTTGGGTGTCATCTACGAGCGAGGGTTGATCGGCATTTATCATGATTG GTGTGAAGCATTTTCAACTTATCCTAGGACTTACGACCTTATACATGCCAATGGTGTCTTCAGCTTGTACCAGAACAA GTGCAAAATGGAAGACATTCTCTTAGAAATGGATCGGATTTTGCGCCCAGAAGGTGCAGTTATATTCCGAGATAATGTCGACGTCTTGATTAAAGTAAATAAAGTAATTAGTGGGATGAGATGGAACACGAAGATGACGGATCACGAGGACGGCCCTTTTGTCCCCGAGAAGATACTTTACGCTGTTAAGCAGTATTGGGTCGGCGGGAGCGATAGTGCTTGA
- the LOC109718120 gene encoding uncharacterized protein LOC109718120 isoform X2, which translates to MLTNGIERERDPREREDMERVASLHLLLLLFCFSYLIFSSHAIPSTRSQRMVKKGFPPSSGTTQVSKRGNRFEEIEFRGFGRMDLEIEDYPGSGANDRHTPKPPERS; encoded by the exons ATGCTAACAAAtggtatagagagagaaagagatccaagagagagagaggacatgGAAAGAGTTGCATCTCTTCATTTGCTATTGCTTCTATTTTGCTTCTCTTATCTCATCTTCTCCTCCCATGCAATACCTTCAACAA GGTCTCAAAGAATGGTGAAGAAAGGCTTTCCACCTTCAAGTGGCACAACTCAG GTCAGCAAGCGAGGAAATCGATTCGAAGAAATCGAATTCCGCGGATTCGGGAGGATGGATTTAGAGATCGAAGACTATCCGGGATCGGGCGCGAACGATCGTCACACGCCGAAACCGCCGGAGAGGAGCTGA
- the LOC109718616 gene encoding thaumatin-like protein: MSSMALAWLLLVHFIFLDAHVDGQVSFHVINKCPFRVWPAAAPNTGHPVIADGGGFLLQPGQGKQVKAPPTWSGRFWGRTGCSFGSDSGSGSGSEPAGCQTGDCQGLLSCNGTIGMPPATLVEVSLQEDESKPSFYDVSLVDGYNLPIAVSTRPADRNCLINGCTKSPNSVCPRELSVTDGSGGAVVACKSACLAFDLDVFCCRNSYGTPETCKPTMYSKMFKDACPSYFSYAYDSPPPLVNCYSKEYVITFCPSKWSESPLYESEE; encoded by the exons ATGAGTAGTATGGCTTTAGCTTGGCTCCTCCTGGTGCATTTCATCTTCTTag ATGCACACGTGGATGGCCAGGTCAGCTTCCACGTCATCAACAAGTGCCCGTTCCGCgtgtggccggcggcggcgcccaacACCGGCCACCCCGTGATCGCGGACGGCGGCGGCTTCCTCCTCCAGCCGGGCCAGGGCAAGCAAGTCAAGGCCCCGCCGACGTGGAGCGGGCGGTTCTGGGGCCGCACCGGGTGcagtttcggttcggattcgggttcgggctCGGGCTCAGAACCTGCAGGTTGCCAAACTGGTGACTGTCAAGGCCTGCTTTCCTGCAATGGCACTATTGGGATGCCTCCAGCCACTCTTGTGGAG GTTTCACTGCAAGAGGACGAGAGCAAGCCCAGCTTTTACGACGTCAGCCTGGTCGACGGCTACAACCTGCCGATCGCCGTCTCGACCAGGCCGGCCGACCGCAACTGCCTGATCAACGGTTGCACGAAAAGCCCTAACAGCGTCTGCCCGAGAGAGCTGAGCGTCACGGACGGCAGCGGTGGCGCCGTCGTCGCCTGCAAGAGCGCGTGCTTGGCGTTCGATCTCGACGTGTTTTGTTGCAGAAACTCTTATGGAACGCCAGAGACCTGCAAGCCCACCATGTACTCCAAGATGTTCAAGGATGCTTGCCCCTCTTACTTTAGCTATGCTTATGACTCTCCCCCTCCTCTAGTGAACTGCTACTCAAAAGAGTATGTCATTACTTTTTGTCCCTCTAAATGGAGTGAATCACCTCTCTATGAGAGTGAAGAGTAA